From Dehalococcoidales bacterium:
TCAAGGAAGTTGCTGTCATTCCAGCGAAGGCTGGAATCCAGGGGATAGACATGGATTCCGGATCAAGCCTGTCCTGGCGACAGGCCAGGGTCCGGAATGACAGAACTGTAAAGACATTTGTAATACACTACACTAGTGTGAGCTTTGTAAATAGCGTTAGTTTACCTATTTCATGCTATTCCGGCCCCGTATCAGATACGGGATAAACTTCAGCCGGAATCCAGCCATCTCCACCCCAACTGGATGCCGACTCCCGTATCGGAGTACGGGACAAGCTTCGTCGGTATGGTTATCGGGCATACTAAAGCAGAACCTCCCTCCCCCCTCCTCCTTGACACCGTATCTGTTTTAACGCTATCCTGTTTAATCAACTCTGGCAGGGTTTGAAAGGACAGTGAAAGCGTGATTGAGGGTAAAGTATACTATTTTGAGAAGCCCGGACAGGACAACACGGAAGATGTATTCCGTATCGCCAGAGCCAGGGCGGAGGAGCTGGGCATCAACACGATTGTGGTAGCTTCCACCCGCGGCGTCACCGCCGTCAGGGCGGTGGAGTTCTTTGCCGGGAGGCGGGTGATTGCGGTGGGGCATATCACCGGTTACCGGGAGCTTGATGCCCAGGTGTTCACTGAAGAAAACCGGCAGAAGGTTGAGGCTGGCGGGGGGGCTGTTCTGACCACCACCGAGGTCTTTGCCGGTGGGGTAGACCGGGCAATGCGTAACAAGTTCAACATGTCTCTCGTGGCTGATACCATCGCCGGTACGCTGCGTGTCCTGGGCCAGGGGGTGAAGGTGGTCTGTGAGATCTGTATGATGGCGGCTGATGCCGGGCTGGTGCGCACTGATGAGGATGTTATCGCCATCGGGGGTACCGGGCGGGGGGCGGATACGGCGGCAGTCCTCACCCCGGTAAACTCTACCCGCTTCTTCGATCTCAGGATTAAGGAAATCCTCTGTAAACCTCTCCTGGCGCAGAGACCGGCGGCGCCTCCTGCAGGGCACCATCACTGACCGCTGGAACGGATTTCCGGTGGCAACATATATGGGACAAATTCTAATCACGTAAGGGGGAACATGGAGGGGAAAATATACTATTTTGACAGACCCGGACATGATAATACGGAAGAGGTATTTCGTATCGCCAGTACCAGAGCCGGGGAGCTGGGCATCAAGAAGATTGTGGTGCCCTCTACCCGTGGCGATACCGCGGTCAGGGCGATGGAGTTCTTCAAAGGACTGGAGGTGGTTGTGGTCAGCTACGTTACCGGGATGAAGGAGCCTGATGTCCAGCCCTTTACCGAGGAAAACCGGCGCAAAGTTGAGAGCGCCGGGGGCGTCATCGTCACCGCGGCGCATGCCTTTGCCGGGGTCAACCGGGCAATCCGCCAGAAGTTCGATACTATTACTCCGGTGGAGATAATCGCCCAGACGCTGCGTAATTTCGGGCAGGGGATGAAGGTGGTCTGTGAGATCAGTCTCATCGCCGCTGATGCCGGTAAAGTCCGCACCGATGAAGAGGTCATCGTTCTCGGTGGTACCGGGCGGGGCGTGGATACGGCGGTAGTCTTGCAGCCCGTCGATTCGCAGCGCTTCTTTGACCTCAGGATTAAAGAGATCCTGTGCAAACCCCGCCTTTAGGGGATTGCCTGGCGGGTGAGAGGTTGTCGGAGTTGCCCGATTGCGTCACCAGTAAAGAATGAAGTCGTTGGTAGCTTCTCCGGTTGACCCCTGAAATCGTTTACGTTATTCTTAAATTATAAGCCTGAGAATTGTTCCTGGAAGGAGATAAAAAAGAATGGTTGAAGCAAAGACGGTCTATTTTGAGAACTCCGGCAGTGAGAATACGGAGGAGGTGCTCCGTATCGCCCGGCGGCGGGCGGAAGAAGCGGGCATTAACACGGTACTGGTAGCCTCCAACAGCGGCGACACGGCGGTAAAAGCCACGGAGGTATTCAAGGGGATGAAGGTAGTGGCGGTGAGCCGTATTACCGGCCATCAGGAGGCTAATGAGCAGCCGTTCACTGAGGAGAACCGGCGGAAGATGGAGAGCAAGGGAGGCGTGGTGCTCACCGCGACGGAAGCCTTCGGCGGGGTCAGCCGGGCGATGCGCAACAAGTTCAATATGTACCTGCTCGGGGACATAATCCTCAATACGCTGCGGATATTCGGGACAGGTACCCAGGTCGCCTGCGAGATCAGCCTGATGGCAGCTGACGCCGGCCTGGTGCGTACTGATGAGCCCGTTATCTCCATCGGCGGCAGTCACCGCGGAGCGGATACGGCGATAGTTTTGAAACCGGTGAATTCTACGCGGTTCTTTGACCTCAGGGTGATGGAGGTCATCTGCAAGCCCCACTTCGCGGTTGCGCCCCAGGCACAGGCCGCGGCGGCCGCGGAGCACCACCACCACTGATTCCGGTAATCAGGCTTCAGGCGTAATACAGCTATTCTCCGGGAGAAGACAGAAAGACAGTGAGCTATCAGGAGCACCGGAAACATGCCCCGCGGAGTGTGAAC
This genomic window contains:
- a CDS encoding pyruvate kinase alpha/beta domain-containing protein gives rise to the protein MIEGKVYYFEKPGQDNTEDVFRIARARAEELGINTIVVASTRGVTAVRAVEFFAGRRVIAVGHITGYRELDAQVFTEENRQKVEAGGGAVLTTTEVFAGGVDRAMRNKFNMSLVADTIAGTLRVLGQGVKVVCEICMMAADAGLVRTDEDVIAIGGTGRGADTAAVLTPVNSTRFFDLRIKEILCKPLLAQRPAAPPAGHHH
- a CDS encoding pyruvate kinase alpha/beta domain-containing protein, with translation MEGKIYYFDRPGHDNTEEVFRIASTRAGELGIKKIVVPSTRGDTAVRAMEFFKGLEVVVVSYVTGMKEPDVQPFTEENRRKVESAGGVIVTAAHAFAGVNRAIRQKFDTITPVEIIAQTLRNFGQGMKVVCEISLIAADAGKVRTDEEVIVLGGTGRGVDTAVVLQPVDSQRFFDLRIKEILCKPRL
- a CDS encoding pyruvate kinase alpha/beta domain-containing protein translates to MVEAKTVYFENSGSENTEEVLRIARRRAEEAGINTVLVASNSGDTAVKATEVFKGMKVVAVSRITGHQEANEQPFTEENRRKMESKGGVVLTATEAFGGVSRAMRNKFNMYLLGDIILNTLRIFGTGTQVACEISLMAADAGLVRTDEPVISIGGSHRGADTAIVLKPVNSTRFFDLRVMEVICKPHFAVAPQAQAAAAAEHHHH